The DNA region TTAACAAGGTCTTTTGAATCTTGTTTTAAGACGGTCACAAATTTGCATTTGCTTGAGGCAACTTGTAACAGGGAAGAGCCAGTCTCTGGAGCTGGATCCTGTTGTATTTTTGATGAGGGAATCTAACAGTGTCTTTGTTTCTGGTTCTGCTGGTAGAATGGATGGGGTGAGAAAAGCTCTGGAAGAAGTTTTGAGTTCCGCCTTAGCGCAAGGCTGCATCACAGTTGGAGTGTACGAGGCAGCAAAACTTCTAAACGCGTAAGTGTCCATCAAGAACTAATCTTCCACACATTTTTTTACTcgcaattttaaaaaagaatcatttCAAAACCTCTACATTTTATTTGTGCTTTTTAACAGGGATCCTGACCACGTTGTTTTGTGCTTGCTGGTCACGGACGAAGGGGACGATCTGGACGTGGCTTTACAAATTCATTTTACTCTGATCCAAGCCTTTTGCTGCGAAAACGACATTAACATCATGAGGGTGAACAACATGCACCGTCTGGCTGAGATCTTGGGCGGGATAGACGGGACAGGCGAACCCAAAGATCTCCATTGCATATTGGTCACAGTAAGTATTACTCTAAAGACATCCCCTACAGTCCAGACATAGAACTGTCATCAAGAGAACTGTCATCAAACTTGAAACAAAATCTGACAGGAATCTTACTTTTGTGAAGGTTTAAATGGTGCAATTTATGGACAAGCTAAAACGGGCTTTCACTGTTCACAGACTATTTGAAATAAATCCAGGTTATTGCTAATTAACTAATCCAATCTCCCTGGAAGCAGACAAAAGGATTTATTGCAAAGACGCCCAATCGGTTTTTGATTTTTGCGGTCAGATGTAGACGATACCTGGAGATGAACTGATGTTTCTTTTTGAAGTTTTGCACCAATAGGTGGCGTGATGTAGTTCCTCTGTCGAATAACTTGTATGTGGCTCGCCAATGTAGATCATATGTGGAGTCACCGAGAGAGAATTAATGATTCAAATTGTTAATGCTGTTTGTTCTAAAAGGATAACTATTTTTCTTTATTTCAGAGTCAGGTTGCACCATGGAAAGATGCAGCGCTGAGCAAAGTCAACTGTTTTTGCAAAGAAAGTCGTTATCTGGATCAGTGGGTCCCCATCATCAACTTGCCCGAACGGTGATCCCGTTTCATCGCAATATTGGATTTAAGAGTTACAAGTGTTTGCTCAGGAGATTTTCTCTTTAGCTGCCCGAAAACTTGGCAGTGCAAAATTAAGGTTGATTTTTGTTGCTGAGGGCGGGCTAGACTGGAGTTTCGACTCTTGTGTAATTATTTTCTCTGAACACTGGACTATGACTCAGCTTCAGTTTGTGCCTGGAAACAGCGGCGATGAATAAGCAGACAGGAACTGAGGTAAAGGGTGAGCTGGTTTTTCATAGCAGAGTAATAACTGCCGGAAGAATTGCGGGGGAATTGCAACTTTCCATTTCGGGAACTGGAACAAAAAAAAGACTTGTTTTGACAAAACTGGACGGATGGATAACACAAGTGTTTGATTTCATTTAATTGTGAAAAATGCAGTATTGCTCACTAATTACAAAATGCTAAGAACCCGAG from Mustelus asterias chromosome 8, sMusAst1.hap1.1, whole genome shotgun sequence includes:
- the LOC144497922 gene encoding growth arrest and DNA damage-inducible protein GADD45 alpha-like — its product is MTFEELTGDQKTDRMDGVRKALEEVLSSALAQGCITVGVYEAAKLLNADPDHVVLCLLVTDEGDDLDVALQIHFTLIQAFCCENDINIMRVNNMHRLAEILGGIDGTGEPKDLHCILVTSQVAPWKDAALSKVNCFCKESRYLDQWVPIINLPER